A region from the Lolium perenne isolate Kyuss_39 chromosome 4, Kyuss_2.0, whole genome shotgun sequence genome encodes:
- the LOC127294182 gene encoding O-fucosyltransferase 9 isoform X2 yields the protein MPPAVAVASAPMRGGEGTKATARRPGRTLAGRRRRAAVLLLALSYAAAMLMLFLCAGGSGLSSAGGSGLVGRRPAAPAPPGSVYRSHLVFERLLPDMRASVSRPNPVSDVSCIVPRDSNLMTTHYKKSGKRWVPCISKRMAQSALPPSNGFLVVEANGGLNQQRISICDAVAVASLLNATLVTPAFHLNSVWRDSSKFGDIFDEEHFIKTLRKHVRVVTELPEDVSAQFDHNISNIPNMRTKAFSSHSYYLEKVLPKMLELGAVRIAPFSNRLANLVPSNIHALRCLANYEALRFSVPIRNLADSMVGRMIKKSSLTGGKYMSVHLRFEEDMVAFSCCTYDGDWKENIAMENARERSWRGKFHRPGRVINPEANRRNGRCPLTPLEVGMMLRGMGFDNTTSLYVASGKIYNAEKYMTPLRQLFPLLQTKETLTSPEELAQFMGHSSRLAALDYTICLQSEAFVTTQGSNFPHFLMGHRRYLYGGHAKTIKPDKRKMVLLFDNPDIRWDRFKHLMQDIRRHSESKGFGFRKHDGSIYNLPMPECMCQQAEA from the exons ATGCCGCCGGCGGTGGCCGTGGCGTCGGCGCCGATGCGCGGCGGCGAAGGCACCAAGGCCACGGCGCGGCGCCCGGGCCGCACGCTGGCCGGGCGCCGGCGGCGGGCTGCCGTGCTGCTCCTCGCGCTATCGTACGCGGCAGCTATGCTCATGCTATTCCTATGCGCTGGCGGCTCGGGTCTGAGCAGTGCCGGTGGGAGCGGCTTGGTGGGCCGCCGGCCGGCGGCGCCAGCGCCACCCGGGTCAGTGTACCGCAGCCACCTCGTGTTCGAGCGTCTCCTGCCGGACATGCGCGCCTCTGTGTCGCGTCCTAACCCTGTGAGTGATGTTTCCTGTATTGTTCCACGGGACTCGAAT TTAATGACAACGCATTACAAAAAATCTGGGAAGCGATGGGTACCTTGCATCAGCAAGAGGATGGCACAATCAG CGTTACCACCTTCAAATGGTTTTCTCGTAGTTGAGGCAAATGGTGGTCTGAATCAGCAACGTATTTCT ATTTGTGATGCTGTTGCTGTGGCCAGCTTACTTAATGCAACTCTTGTCACCCCAGCTTTTCATTTGAATAGTGTTTGGCGTGATTCCAG CAAATTTGGTGATATCTTTGATGAAGAACATTTTATTAAGACACTCCGAAAACATGTAAGGGTTGTCACAGAACTTCCTGAAGATGTTTCTGCGCAGTTTGACCATAATATCAGCAATATACCGAATATGAGAACTAAAGCCTTCTCATCTCACAGTTACTACCTAGAGAAGGTGCTTCCCAAAATGTTGGAGCTAGG AGCTGTGCGTATTGCTCCTTTCTCAAATAGATTGGCTAATTTAGTTCCATCAAATATCCATGCGTTGAGATGTTTGGCAAACTATGAGGCATTGAGATTTTCCGTACCCATAAGAAATCTTGCAGATAGTATGGTTGGCCGAATGATCAAGAAGAGTTCTTTGACTGGTGGGAAGTACATGTCTGTGCATCTTCGTTTTGAAGAG GATATGGTAGCTTTCTCATGCTGTACATATGACGGTGATTGGAAGGAGAATATTGCAATGGAGAATGCTCGTGAAAGGAGCTGGAGAGGCAAGTTTCACCGACCTGGTCGAGTGATAAATCCTGAGGCTAACCGGAGGAATGGGAGATGTCCTTTAACTCCTCTAGAG GTTGGAATGATGCTGCGTGGCATGGGATTTGACAATACTACCTCCCTCTATGTTGCCTCCGGTAAAATATACAATGCTGAAAAGTATATGACTCCTCTTCGCCAGTTGTTTCCACTTTTACAAACAAAGGAAACACTCACTTCACCTGAGGAGCTTGCACAGTTCATG GGGCATTCTTCTAGACTGGCAGCATTGGACTACACAATCTGTCTACAGAGCGAAGCATTTGTAACAACTCAAGGAAGCAATTTCCCTCATTTCCTGATGGGGCATCGGCGTTATCTGTATGGAGGGCATGCAAAGACAATAAAACCGGATAAACGGAAAATGGTGCTACTCTTTGATAACCCAGACATCAG ATGGGATCGGTTCAAGCACCTCATGCAGGATATCCGTCGCCACAGTGAATCGAAAGGTTTTGGGTTCAGGAAACATGATGGTTCGATATACAACCTTCCGATGCCTGAATGCATGTGTCAGCAAGCTGAAGCATGA
- the LOC127294182 gene encoding O-fucosyltransferase 9 isoform X1: protein MPPAVAVASAPMRGGEGTKATARRPGRTLAGRRRRAAVLLLALSYAAAMLMLFLCAGGSGLSSAGGSGLVGRRPAAPAPPGSVYRSHLVFERLLPDMRASVSRPNPLMTTHYKKSGKRWVPCISKRMAQSALPPSNGFLVVEANGGLNQQRISICDAVAVASLLNATLVTPAFHLNSVWRDSSKFGDIFDEEHFIKTLRKHVRVVTELPEDVSAQFDHNISNIPNMRTKAFSSHSYYLEKVLPKMLELGAVRIAPFSNRLANLVPSNIHALRCLANYEALRFSVPIRNLADSMVGRMIKKSSLTGGKYMSVHLRFEEDMVAFSCCTYDGDWKENIAMENARERSWRGKFHRPGRVINPEANRRNGRCPLTPLEVGMMLRGMGFDNTTSLYVASGKIYNAEKYMTPLRQLFPLLQTKETLTSPEELAQFMGHSSRLAALDYTICLQSEAFVTTQGSNFPHFLMGHRRYLYGGHAKTIKPDKRKMVLLFDNPDIRWDRFKHLMQDIRRHSESKGFGFRKHDGSIYNLPMPECMCQQAEA from the exons ATGCCGCCGGCGGTGGCCGTGGCGTCGGCGCCGATGCGCGGCGGCGAAGGCACCAAGGCCACGGCGCGGCGCCCGGGCCGCACGCTGGCCGGGCGCCGGCGGCGGGCTGCCGTGCTGCTCCTCGCGCTATCGTACGCGGCAGCTATGCTCATGCTATTCCTATGCGCTGGCGGCTCGGGTCTGAGCAGTGCCGGTGGGAGCGGCTTGGTGGGCCGCCGGCCGGCGGCGCCAGCGCCACCCGGGTCAGTGTACCGCAGCCACCTCGTGTTCGAGCGTCTCCTGCCGGACATGCGCGCCTCTGTGTCGCGTCCTAACCCT TTAATGACAACGCATTACAAAAAATCTGGGAAGCGATGGGTACCTTGCATCAGCAAGAGGATGGCACAATCAG CGTTACCACCTTCAAATGGTTTTCTCGTAGTTGAGGCAAATGGTGGTCTGAATCAGCAACGTATTTCT ATTTGTGATGCTGTTGCTGTGGCCAGCTTACTTAATGCAACTCTTGTCACCCCAGCTTTTCATTTGAATAGTGTTTGGCGTGATTCCAG CAAATTTGGTGATATCTTTGATGAAGAACATTTTATTAAGACACTCCGAAAACATGTAAGGGTTGTCACAGAACTTCCTGAAGATGTTTCTGCGCAGTTTGACCATAATATCAGCAATATACCGAATATGAGAACTAAAGCCTTCTCATCTCACAGTTACTACCTAGAGAAGGTGCTTCCCAAAATGTTGGAGCTAGG AGCTGTGCGTATTGCTCCTTTCTCAAATAGATTGGCTAATTTAGTTCCATCAAATATCCATGCGTTGAGATGTTTGGCAAACTATGAGGCATTGAGATTTTCCGTACCCATAAGAAATCTTGCAGATAGTATGGTTGGCCGAATGATCAAGAAGAGTTCTTTGACTGGTGGGAAGTACATGTCTGTGCATCTTCGTTTTGAAGAG GATATGGTAGCTTTCTCATGCTGTACATATGACGGTGATTGGAAGGAGAATATTGCAATGGAGAATGCTCGTGAAAGGAGCTGGAGAGGCAAGTTTCACCGACCTGGTCGAGTGATAAATCCTGAGGCTAACCGGAGGAATGGGAGATGTCCTTTAACTCCTCTAGAG GTTGGAATGATGCTGCGTGGCATGGGATTTGACAATACTACCTCCCTCTATGTTGCCTCCGGTAAAATATACAATGCTGAAAAGTATATGACTCCTCTTCGCCAGTTGTTTCCACTTTTACAAACAAAGGAAACACTCACTTCACCTGAGGAGCTTGCACAGTTCATG GGGCATTCTTCTAGACTGGCAGCATTGGACTACACAATCTGTCTACAGAGCGAAGCATTTGTAACAACTCAAGGAAGCAATTTCCCTCATTTCCTGATGGGGCATCGGCGTTATCTGTATGGAGGGCATGCAAAGACAATAAAACCGGATAAACGGAAAATGGTGCTACTCTTTGATAACCCAGACATCAG ATGGGATCGGTTCAAGCACCTCATGCAGGATATCCGTCGCCACAGTGAATCGAAAGGTTTTGGGTTCAGGAAACATGATGGTTCGATATACAACCTTCCGATGCCTGAATGCATGTGTCAGCAAGCTGAAGCATGA